One genomic region from Quercus robur chromosome 4, dhQueRobu3.1, whole genome shotgun sequence encodes:
- the LOC126723340 gene encoding uncharacterized protein LOC126723340, which translates to MEERSKWRWSLRSSRFTFRYKYVLQSYPDDDDGSVSEGGVRIVDFREENMAGLTTHEVITNMFACACINGCDCGLYGFVLWNPATREEYIEIWEMREYEIGDSWTKQLVVNTQLPIGWPLRFLVNGEYLMIDKNEALVLYNIASQEIKILQRTGYPNSFTPVQAIIYVESSFIHGLKCVLELLCLSSWLFVSFSQKLCDLEKMILHLIWMLCLLIYVEWELVKGLTLSRIFCNNI; encoded by the exons ATGGAGGAGAGGTCGAAGTGGAGGTGGAGCCTGAGGTCGAGCAGGTTCACTTTTAGGTATAAATACGTCCTGCAATCCTAtcctgatgatgatgatggttcTGTTTCCGAAGGAGGAGTACGCATTGTGGACTTCCGTGAGGAGAACATGGCTGGCTTGACCACACATGAAGTAATCACCAACATGTTTGCTTGCGCTTGCATCAACGGTTGCGACTGCGGGTTGTATGGTTTTGTCTTATGGAATCCGGCGACTAGAGAAG AATACATCGAGATATGGGAGATGCGTGAATATGAGATTGGGGATTCTTGGACCAAACAACTTGTTGTGAATACCCAATTACCAATTGGATGGCCACTACGATTTCTTGTGAATGGAGAGTACCTTATGATTGATAAAAATGAGGCATTGGTCTTGTATAACATTGCTTCTCAAGAAATTAAGATTCTTCAACGCACAGGGTATCCAAACTCATTCACCCCAGTACAAGCTATCATTTACGTGGAGAGTAGTTTCATTCACGGGTTGAAATGTGTTTTAGAGTTATTGTGCCTCAGCTCCTGGttatttgtatctttttctcAAAAGTTATGTGATTTAGAGAAGATGATATTGCATCTCATATGGATGTTGTGTTTGTTAATTTATGTAGAGTGGGAGCTAGTTAAAGGTTTGACTTTAAGCAGGATTTTCTGCAATAACATCTAA